The Vibrio nitrifigilis genome window below encodes:
- the rho gene encoding transcription termination factor Rho, giving the protein MNLTELKNRPVSDLVKLGESLGLENLARLRKQDIIFSILKAHAKSGEDIFGDGVLEILQDGFGFLRSSDSSYLAGPDDIYVSPSQIRRFNLRTGDSIAGKIRPPKEGERYFALLKVNTVNDDKPDNARNKILFENLTPLHANERMVMERGNGSTEDITARVLDLASPIGKGQRGLIVAPPKAGKTMLLQNIAQSIAYNHPECELMVLLIDERPEEVTEMQRLVKGEVIASTFDEPANRHVQVAEMVIEKAKRLVEHKKDVVILLDSITRLARAYNTVVPSSGKVLTGGVDANALHRPKRFFGAARNVEEGGSLTIIATALVDTGSKMDEVIYEEFKGTGNMELHLNRKIAEKRVFPAIDFNRSGTRREELLTKSDELQKMWILRKIVHPMGEIDAMEFLIDKLAMTKTNNEFFDAMRRQ; this is encoded by the coding sequence ATGAACCTAACAGAATTGAAGAACAGACCCGTGTCTGATCTTGTGAAACTTGGTGAAAGCCTAGGCTTAGAAAATCTAGCACGCCTAAGAAAGCAAGACATAATCTTCTCCATACTTAAAGCTCACGCGAAAAGTGGTGAAGATATATTTGGCGATGGGGTTCTGGAAATTCTACAAGACGGTTTTGGTTTCTTACGAAGCTCAGACAGCTCCTACCTTGCTGGCCCAGACGATATCTACGTATCACCAAGCCAAATTCGTCGCTTTAACTTACGTACCGGTGATTCAATCGCCGGGAAAATCCGTCCGCCAAAAGAAGGTGAGCGTTACTTTGCACTGTTAAAAGTGAACACTGTTAACGACGATAAGCCTGATAATGCACGTAATAAAATCCTGTTTGAAAACTTAACCCCCCTACATGCGAATGAACGCATGGTTATGGAGCGTGGTAATGGCTCAACAGAAGATATCACTGCACGTGTACTGGATTTGGCCTCTCCGATCGGTAAAGGTCAACGTGGTTTGATTGTTGCTCCGCCTAAAGCGGGTAAAACCATGTTGCTGCAAAATATTGCTCAGAGTATTGCTTACAACCATCCAGAATGTGAATTGATGGTACTTCTTATTGACGAACGTCCGGAAGAAGTAACTGAAATGCAACGTTTGGTGAAAGGTGAAGTGATTGCTTCCACATTCGATGAACCTGCTAACCGCCACGTGCAAGTAGCTGAAATGGTTATCGAGAAAGCAAAACGCCTAGTTGAGCATAAGAAAGATGTGGTTATCCTTCTTGACTCTATTACTCGTCTAGCTCGCGCTTACAACACTGTCGTGCCTTCATCAGGTAAAGTTCTGACCGGTGGTGTTGATGCTAACGCTTTACACCGTCCGAAGCGTTTCTTTGGTGCGGCTCGTAATGTAGAAGAAGGTGGTAGCTTAACTATTATCGCGACTGCTCTAGTTGATACTGGTTCGAAGATGGATGAAGTTATTTACGAAGAGTTTAAAGGTACAGGTAACATGGAATTGCACCTGAACCGTAAGATTGCTGAAAAACGCGTCTTCCCTGCGATTGACTTTAACCGCAGTGGTACTCGTCGTGAAGAGTTACTAACTAAATCTGATGAGTTACAAAAAATGTGGATTCTACGCAAGATTGTTCATCCTATGGGTGAAATCGATGCAATGGAATTCCTCATTGATAAGTTAGCGATGACGAAGACCAACAATGAGTTTTTTGACGCAATGCGCCGTCAATAA